AGAGGATCCTCTCCTCCGCCGGAATATTCCAGATTCGTTACACCGACAATACGTATAATCTCCGATGATGGAAGACGGTTCGAATCCAACTGAGAACGGCTCCGATCGCGACGGATCGGCTCTGATATTCCTCGGAACGGGATGCTCGAGCGCGGTCCCTAACGCAATGTGCCTGATCCAGAAATCCGACTCCCCCTGCCACGTCTGCTCTCAGTCTCTCTCGATCCCTCCCGAGAGAAACCCTAACTACAGGTAATACACACTCTCAATGCGATCTTCGTTTAGATTCGAGATTcggtttattattattttttcttctatcaTCTCATCGCCATTGTTTTAATCGGAGCTCTGATGTATAGCTTTCGATCCGTATGAAGGCTTTTAagattgtgtgtgtgtgtggatcCATTGGCAGGGGAAACACTTCATTGCTCATCGATTATTGCTCAGGTGATGAAGGCAAGCATAAGTACATTCAAATCGACGTTGGCAAGACGTTCAGGGAACAAGTCCTTCGTTGGTTCACTCTTCACAACATTCCTCAAGTTGATTCTGTAAGCTCTCCCCGTCTACTTTAGATCTCCTCTTTTTATGAATGCTGCTTGAGATTATGTTTGCTATATATGATGCAGATCATTTTGACTCATGAGCATGCTGATGCAGTACTTGGCCTGGATGATATACGTTCCGTGCAGCCATTTAGTCCCACCAATGATATAGATCCTACTCCTATTTTTGTTAGCCATTATGCTATGGACAGGTgagtatatataataatgatatcttcttcatcatctttggGAAATTTTGAAGCTGTTGTTTCATCAGTCAcgtgctttttttttgttttttaactgAAAACAGCCTTGCTGTGAAGTTCCCGTATTTGGTTCAGAAGAAACTTAAAGAAGGGCAAGAAGTTAGGCGAGTGGCGCAGCTGGATTGGAGAGTGATCGAGGAAGATTGTGAGAAGCCTTTTGTAGCTTCTGGCTTATCATTCACGCCACTTCCAGTAAGTTATTCGGTAGAAAATAGTGAAATCATGTATTCCTGCTGAATGATCTGTGTGGAGACTTGAATCTTTGTTTATTGCCCGTAGGTGATGCATGGAGAAGACTATGTCTGTCTTGGTTTCCTTTTTGGAGAAAAATCAAGAGTGGCGTATATATCCGATGTGTCACGCTTTCTTCCAAGCACCGAGTATGGTAGGTGTTAACACTTTTGCTTAGcgcgtgtgtgtgtgtgtgtgtttgatatTCTGAAACAAGATATCTCACACTCTTTTGGATTTTATACAGTTATATCGAAATCTGGTGGTGGACAACTGGATCTCCTTATCTTGGACACATTATATAAGGTAATAGACATTATCCGTGTGCTTAAAGTTTGAATTTGTATGAATACTCTATGCTGATGTTTTCAcattctttcttttattttattttttgctgcAGACAGGATCCCACAACACACACTTATGTTTCCCACAGGTTAGCTTAATTTGAGGGTGtagtttatttcttctttttatggtttatatatatatgcttactTTTGTTTTCTGTAGACACTAGAGACGATCAAAAGACTGAGTCCGAAAAGGGCTCTTTTAATCGGAATGACTCACGAATTTGATCACCACAAAGACAATGAGTTTCTTGAAGAATGGTCTAAAAGGTAGCAAACTGTAGACAATTCTCAATTAACACCATCATCTATCTGAAGAAACCATACACAGAAGTCTTTACTTATTTGTTGCAACTTTTTGGTTTTATTAGGGAAGGGATTTCGGTAAAACTTGCGCATGATGGCTTGAGAGTCCCAGTCGATCTATGAAGAGGTAAAAAAACATTAGACCTTCTCATTTAGAGAACTAAGATTATTTGCATTTGATTCACCTTTGTTCATTTAAACCTCTTTAGGCTGAACATTTAAATTTGAAGATGAGGATGCTTGCTTGTGTGGGTCTTCTTGTCTTAAGATACAGAGAGAGAGCTTCATATCAAGATTATCACTAaaagagttttgttttgttatttgttaccTTAAGTTTGGATTCTTTGTATTCCTTAAGttatagtttaggatttaaCCCTTGATTATTATCTTTGGATCGTTTTTTTTCCAGATATACCTGTTAAAATAGTaactaaagaaagaaaacagtTCATCTTAAAGCTACTTTATGCTTGAAATGTTGATTACTACATCCGCAATCAAATTTCTAAATAGAAAACTGCAGAGAAGGATAGCAATTACTAACTTCTGTCGAAGTTCAAAAGAGGCTATTGACTGTGtatgaaacataaataaaagcTTATGTCCGAAGATCAAGGAATTAGACAAGAATAGTTACAGGTCACTCTCGGGGATGAGGTCTTAGGTCTTATTATGTGTGGGAGATCACGGGACCGCTAAGCATGTCAAACTAGTTTGAATATGGAAAAGCATGTATCAGCTTCTTAAGATTCAAACCCTTGCTCCACGCCTATAGTCTATAGACTGGACTTTggataaaaatatgaaattttgattaCTACATTATCAAGTCAAAATTATAAGAGAAATTTAAGTTATACTACGGATGAATTCCATTTCTTAGAAAACAGAAAACTGTCCTGACTATAGCTGTGAAGAAAGGGTTTGAAACAAGATTACTTAATCTTCACTTTTCATTTATGACTTAAGAGAAAGCTAACCAAATCCATAACACACAACCTTCAATGAGTTTCCTCGGTGGTGCTTATTAGCTCTGGTCTCCATCTAATCCTCACAAGACTAAGCTAATCTAGGTTCCACCAACTACTTAAATAAATAAGAGAATACTTTAGCTGTTTTCAGACCAAAGAACTTTTAACAAGCTTGGAAAAATCTTTTTGGGTAGTAAATTCATGGACCCACATGTGAGGAATGGTTTGTCTCCACTTCTGTTTTCAACTCTGGTAGTCAAACTCATGGTTTTGAATCTTTGCAAATTAGATAAACTTTCTAAATGCCGGGTCAGCCTTAGTCTAGTGGCTAAGTGACACCCAAGACACCGGGGTTCGATTCCACCTTCAGGAATTCCTGGGTGTGAGATTTCTccaattgacaaaaaaaaaactttctaaattatttgtttaaattatattagcaatgtgaaaagaaaaaatatgtcATATAAAGTGTGCGAGGAAATGAACTAGTGGGTTTCTTTGAGTTATCTCATGCACCGAccactaaaaactaaaaagagatATGGCGCGCAAGTTCAACAAGCCCATTATGAAAGTATCGTCATATccgtatatatatgtttgtttgaaCATTCTTTTAGTCTTACAAATCTTCTCgctgttgaccaaaaaaatggCTACAAACTTTTCCTTattattcaattaaaaaaatcaaataaattagcgACCAGTGTATCACGATCACATCAACGTTGACGATATTTATGGAACAATAAATCTAAATGTTCATGTCACTATTTGTgagaagaaaaataatcttctctttttttttgcgcAACTAAAATTAATCTTCTCTATGAATGAGGAAAAGAATGTTGAATGCGTGTAAATTGGGTCAAAAATCTTACTCCACGAGTCCAATCATTTTTTCTGAAATTCATACATAGACAAACGACAAAAATCAACTATATAGCTCGAGTTTATCATCAACTAGAGCCGagaaccatatatatatgtattttcttaaaagattttcatttttaaaattttaaaatttcttacaCGAGACAActtaaacaattatatataaaaaaaataaactaaaccacAAAACCGGTCTCATCTAGACCGGGATGATTCGATAAACCAACTAAAACtaaggacaaaaaaaaaaccaaatgctgaaacatatatttaaacCAAGTACTAAATAACtatcataaaaaatatttttttttttgtgttcaaaCGTAAAaacatattctgaagttatgATTATATTAGAAATTAATGTAATGTTCTTTTGCATTTGTAATCACAGTCACATGAGTAAATGACCAGATGTGTTACATCTTAGTTTCGTACTTACTAATACTGTTTGAGCATCTCCATTAGAGATTCATGGGGAAAGTGTGAGAGGTTCATGGGGAAAGTTCACACGTTtgccaagaaaaaaatatattaaaataaccTTTTTTAATGAATTGTATACATATTCATGATACATCACGGTTTTAAACTTAACAAATGAGAGAAAATGAGTAATTGTTCCACGGTAGATTCCACGGTTTAGTTAATCAATCGGCGATTTTCGTTAAACCATGTTCACGGCGGACAGAAATCGGTTTGCCGAGTAATTCCACCGATCATCTCTAATTCGCCACGGTGACCCATTGCGTAACGAGTTCTCGGCCGAGTAATCGGTGACTCGGACGAGTTTCTGAACATGGAATTAATAGACACGTCACGTCAAAATATCCGAGAGGATGAGAATGACTATAACCGGGTCAAGGATAAAGATAATAACGTCGCCAAACAGATGATGCGTCAAGTTAAACGCTTCCTTCTCCTTTACCGATCAAAGTCCATTATTGAGAGAGTCTCTCGAACTTTTTCTTCAACGCCCCCCGCCCTtgattgttttcttcttctggtAAGCTCGTTTTCTGCTTCTTCTCCATTAACAACAGCGAGCGATCGCAACGTTTTAAATTTGTGAATCAGTTTCTGTAGATCTATCTTCGTTAGGCTTCGTTATTCCTCCTGATTCGTTTCCGGGAATTCATGTGTGTAGAATCGATTCCTTTAGATTGATTTTGACCTAGGCGTTACGAACAACAAGTGAAGCTGATCATATTAtcatagattttttaaattttgtaacgATGATCTCCTTGTGACATCAGTTTTGATTTCACGTGATCATTCTGATTGATTGGAATCATAGTGACAATCTTGTTTGATTTTGGTTTACTGTATGAACGGTTGAGTAATGAGTTTGCTTGTTCTTTGTTCAGTACAACGCTTAGCGATGAAGCCAGGAAAATCAGCTTTGAATCCCCACGCAGGAGCTTACGTACCACTCTCGAAAGAAGAGGGTTGTTTTGCAAAgcctgctgctgctgctgccacACTTGACGTGCAGTACCAACCCTGTGGAGCATATGGTTATGATGGAGTCCAAGGAATGGGAATTTTTTTAGGTTCTCAAATGTACACGCCAAAGACAACATCATCTTCTCACAATCAGCAGATGAGGGATGAGGATTTGGATTTGGAGTTGGACACGGAAGAGAAATTTGCAGCCCTTTTAGATAATTTGTCTCACGAGTCTATCATAGATGCTTACttggccaacaatggtgatttgGATGCAACCATCGACATGAATCAGCTGCTCTAGGTAAATTCAATCAATCGCTTGCTCAGGAATATGTGTGTTTGAATTCTAGGTGGAAACATGTTCTAACATAATAACATCATCCACGCAATAGCTTTGTTAACAAGTTTAACATATTAATTCTAATCCTAATATTATTACATGCCTCCAATTCTAAACTTTCAACACAAAAATCTTTCttattcataatatttatatttttctctttgtAGAAAAGCAACTCATATAGTATCCATTAGAGCAATTCATCCGTTTTTTGGATACATACAAAACATTATTTACATATTCACATTATATAATTAGTGTTAGTCACTTTAATTAAGCATGTGTTtccttttactctttttttttttacatatcttACTACTATGTTAGGTCGAgattaatgttatattattgAGATTAATGGTACTCGCCTTATAATGTTAGGTCCAGGTGTGCATCTTACTATGCAGTAACTCTTTGGGAAGATTATTCTACTCAAATCTatgaatattttgtaaaactaaaacaCCACAACTAAACAACtcataaattaaaacaaacataaaaatatagaaacaacataaaattaaaactaataaaaatagtatCCAAATTATTATCCTTTTACTTTCGTAAAATATTAATACCCGCGTAGGGTGAGTCACCTAGTTAACATACGTTTACCAATTTAAAAGACAAACCAAAACTAAATGCAAATAACAAATTaagtaaaatttcaatttttttttagttttttttttttaccattgtGTTTATTTCctctttttgttattattattattaacagaTGAACGGTGGGAAAAGGAGGTTGTGGCCgacaataaataaattaatatatagattCGTTATAGATTGGGAAGGTTCGCAATTAGGTTATCcgaagattgagagagagatggaggtGGAGACGATAATGGCGTCGAAGGATTTGTGTTTGTACAATACGATGACGAATCAGAAGGAAACTTTAAAGCCAATCAATCCAGGGAAGATCGGAATGTATGTCTGCGGAGTCGCACTTCACAGTTACGATTCCCTCAATCTCCACGAAGCTCGAACATCCGTTGCTTTTGACGTCCTTTACAGATACTTAAGGTACTTGGGTTACCAAGTTAATTATGTGCGGAGTCTTGGAGACCTTAATAACATGCTATTCTTAAAAGCTGAGTTCCATAGGGAGAACCCAGTAGACTACAGCAGTCGCCTCCGCAAGCAGTATCTTGCAGATATGAATGCTCTTCAGTGCCTCCTTCCCACCCACGAACCTCGTGTCAGTGACCATGTGGAGCGCATCATCAATATGATTATAAAGGTCATTGAGAAAGGTTATGGGTATCAAGTGGGTGGTGATGTTTTCTTCTCGGTCCATAAGTCACCAAACTATGGTCAACTACTTTCTAGTCAATCACTAGCTGGTAATCGAGTCAGTCGGCGTGTTGCGCTTCTTGATCTAAAAAAGCGCAATCCTGCTGACTTTGCACTGTGGATGGTATggcctgttttttttttatttctttctttttttattattattattatttattattattattattatgctgTGAAGGCTGCAAAACCTGGTGAAGAAGAACCAAGCTGGGAGAGCCCTTGGGGACTAGGTAGACCAGGATTGCACGTAGAGTGCAGAGCAATGAGCACCCTTTACCTCCCTCCGAGATTTGACATTCACGGTGGTACTGCAAATCTGAAATTCCCGCACCATGAAAACGTGATTGCCCAGACTTGTTGTGAAGAAGATAGTAGTGGTGCGAATTTCTGGTTGCACAGTGAGCAAGTCATCTACAACGACGACCATAAGTTGCGAAGACATGGTCGATATATTACAATTGGAGAagtaagttttttcttttatcttgttcacataaataaaatttagtctCTGTTGTGGGCTAATATGCAGCATTGTGTAGATGATGGTCGTGTTTCACCCACTGGCTGTGAGATACTTCTTGATGAGTGTGCACTACCGCACTTCCCTGACCTATACCAAGCACGAGCTAGAGGTTTCGTCAGACTCTTTGTATAATGTATATCAGGTACAACACTACTTTCCCAACTTTGAATTAATGGTTTGccaatgtttatttattt
The sequence above is a segment of the Raphanus sativus cultivar WK10039 unplaced genomic scaffold, ASM80110v3 Scaffold0312, whole genome shotgun sequence genome. Coding sequences within it:
- the LOC108820717 gene encoding putative hydrolase C777.06c; translation: MMEDGSNPTENGSDRDGSALIFLGTGCSSAVPNAMCLIQKSDSPCHVCSQSLSIPPERNPNYRGNTSLLIDYCSGDEGKHKYIQIDVGKTFREQVLRWFTLHNIPQVDSIILTHEHADAVLGLDDIRSVQPFSPTNDIDPTPIFVSHYAMDSLAVKFPYLVQKKLKEGQEVRRVAQLDWRVIEEDCEKPFVASGLSFTPLPVMHGEDYVCLGFLFGEKSRVAYISDVSRFLPSTEYVISKSGGGQLDLLILDTLYKTGSHNTHLCFPQTLETIKRLSPKRALLIGMTHEFDHHKDNEFLEEWSKREGISVKLAHDGLRVPVDL
- the LOC130501857 gene encoding polyadenylate-binding protein-interacting protein 6-like, which codes for MSLLVLCSVQRLAMKPGKSALNPHAGAYVPLSKEEGCFAKPAAAAATLDVQYQPCGAYGYDGVQGMGIFLGSQMYTPKTTSSSHNQQMRDEDLDLELDTEEKFAALLDNLSHESIIDAYLANNGDLDATIDMNQLL
- the LOC108822251 gene encoding cysteine--tRNA ligase 2, cytoplasmic-like, which translates into the protein MNGGKRRLWPTINKLIYRFVIDWEGSQLGYPKIEREMEVETIMASKDLCLYNTMTNQKETLKPINPGKIGMYVCGVALHSYDSLNLHEARTSVAFDVLYRYLRYLGYQVNYVRSLGDLNNMLFLKAEFHRENPVDYSSRLRKQYLADMNALQCLLPTHEPRVSDHVERIINMIIKVIEKGYGYQVGGDVFFSVHKSPNYGQLLSSQSLAGNRVSRRVALLDLKKRNPADFALWMAAKPGEEEPSWESPWGLGRPGLHVECRAMSTLYLPPRFDIHGGTANLKFPHHENVIAQTCCEEDSSGANFWLHSEQVIYNDDHKLRRHGRYITIGEMMVVFHPLAVRYFLMSVHYRTSLTYTKHELEVSSDSLYNVYQTLQDLVEALAPYQEALKDKNRKYYKQTSEAQDAIKKLWRDFEEKMSDDLNSPHILRDALPRTMKLIKVLITKLKKKTKRMSLVVSLVELEKAARGILDVLGLLTSLSYEELLKEMKQKALGRGNLGEEEVLQLIEERKTRRNLKDFKRSDEIRAWLKSRGISLMDIPGGKDTLWRPSFLFSPQPKPGK